GCAAATTCAGTAATTATTTATTAAGTTACTGCTGCGGATAATTGCGGTAAGTAAAATCAAAAATTTGCAAAGCCCCACCGTTATCACTAAACCTAACAAAACAACAATCAAAAATTTTAAACTGCTACCAATCAATAAAATGAATATTATAGAGTTAAACAACAAACAAATCAATTCTACTGACAATAAACAAAGCAAGATCTATGCTCAGTTTGGAGAATTGTTAAACGAATTAAGAAAAAGAGAAGCGCCTGAAAATATTGAAAAATCAGTAAATGACTTTGTTGATGAAATAAATTCTTCAACACTTACGGGAAATCAACTCACAAAACTTATAACACAAAAACAAACTTCACTTTTAAAACAAATTGAAAAAGAACTTAAGGTTGTTCCGAAAAACTATTACAGAAATTTGTGGATGTTATTTGGGTTTACAGGAATTGGTTTACCAATAGGAGTAGCATTTGGATTAAGCATCGGAAATATAGGTTTATTGGGAATAGGTTTACCAATCGGTATGGCTATCGGACTTGCTATTGGTGCTTCATTGGACAAAAAAGCTTTAACGCAAGGACGACAATTAAATATTGAAATAAAAAATTAGCTTTGATTTAGAAATAGAAAGCTAGACCTAAATCAATAGCTAATAAAATCGATTTTTATGAAATGGACATTTCTGATTGTTGTTTTTTTCATTCTGGCTTGCAATAGACAAATAAAATTTGACAAGAAGGATTGGGCAACTAGAGAAGATATGTTCCCTTGTGCTTGCCGGGAATTTATGGTTGAAGACTTAAAGAAAAATTATAAACTGACTGGAATTAGTGAAAAACAATTAATAAAACTGTTAGGCAAACCTGACTTAATCGATACCTCAATTATTTCATATGAATTAATAGTGGATTATGGATATGATATTGACCCAATTTATATAAAATCATTAGATTTCAAAGTTGACTCTAACAAAAACGTAATAAATTTTGAAATAAAGGAGTGGAAAAAATAAAGGAATATAATGGCTTTTTAAAGGCATTAAGGCAATCTTATTAATTTAATTTTTGGTTCTCTGTCCTTAACGTCATTGCGAGGCACGAAGCAATCTCTCTTGCAATGGGGCATAATAAAGAAAGGAGATTGCTTCGGACGATGAAAAATCGATCCTCGCAATGACGAATCTTCTTAACTTAAACTTATTGCCCTATGGTGCGAGCTGCAGCACCTATGAAAAACTGAACATTCATTTACAAAAAAAAAATCCCTGTATAGCAAGCTAACCAGGGATTTTCATATCAAACGAATTATTGCTATTTACTCAATTCAGCAAAATATTTATGGAACAATGGCAAAGTTTCAATGCCTTTGTAATAATTGTAAATATCATATTTCTCGTTAGGAGAATGTAAGGCATCGCTATCTAAACCAAAGCCAAAAAGCACAGATTTAATCCCTAAAACATCTTCAAACAAGGCTACGATAGGAATACTTCCACCACCTCTTGTTGGAATTGGCTTTTTACCAAAGCTATCTAAAATTGCTTTTTCTGCAGCACGATAAGCAACACTATCAGTTGGCGTAACAACAGGTTCGCCGCCATGATGTGGGGTAACTTTAACCTTTACATAATCTGGTGCAATGCTTTCGAAATGTTTAGTGAAAATTTCAGCTATTTCATCAGAATTTTGGTTAGGCACCAAACGCATAGATATTTTAGCATTTGCCTTACTTGGCAAAACGGTTTTAGCACCTTCGCCAATGTAACCACTCCAAATACCGTTAACCTCTAAAGTTGGTCTTGTACCCGTACGCTCTAAAGTACTGTAACCTTTTTCGCCCCAATCAGCTTTAATTTCTAAGTCTTCTTTATATTCTGTTAAGTCAAAAGGCGCTTCATTTAAGGCTTTCTTTTCTGCATCTGTTAATTCTACTACTTTATCATAAAATGCAGGAATAGTGATGTGGTTATTTTCATCGTGTAAAGAAGCAATCATTTTACATAAAATTGTTGCAGGATTGGCCACTGCACCACCATAAACACCAGAGTGTAAATCGCGGTTTGGACCAACAACTTCTACTTCCATATACGCTAAACCACGTAAACCAGTCTCAATTGAAGGGTTTTCCATACTAATCATAGAAGTATCAGAAATTAAAACTACGTCTGCTTTTAATCGTTCTGCATTTGCATTAACAAAAATACCCAAGTTTGCTGAACCTACTTCCTCCTCACCTTCAATCATGAACTTAACGTTACAAGCTAAAGTGTTGGTTTTCATCATCAACTCAAAAGCTTTAACGTGCATATAAAACTGACCTTTATCATCACAAGCGCCACGAGCATAGATTTTTCCATCACGAACTGTTGGTTCAAATGGAGGAGTTTTCCATAATTCTAACGGATCTGCAGGTTGAACATCATAATGACCATAAATCAACACTGTTGGCAAATTGGCATCAATTAATTTCTCTCCATAAACAATGGGATAACCAGCCGTTTCACAAATTTCAACTTTATCAGCTCCAGCATCCTTTAGTTTTTGAGCTACAAAATCGGCTGTTTTTAATACATCGTTTTTATATTTAGGATCAGCACTAACCGATGGAAAACGCAATAATTCAAACAACTCATCTAAAAAGCGTTGTTTATTCTCCTCAACATATTTCTTGATTTCTTGCATAACATATTTATTTTAGGCAAATATAGGTTTTTCAATAAAAGCATTGCGAAAACAATATGACCAAAAATTTGTAAACAAACTTTAACTAAAAGCAAATCAAGCTTATAAATAACATATAATATTTATATTTGTAGCTGGTTAGCTCTATTATGCGCTAGAAAATATTTTAAGGATGAGATTTCGGGCATTAGCGCTATGCTTTGCACTTTTATTAGGTTTTTCTATACATTCCTCGGCCCAAATTACAGGTGCGAGCTGTCCAGAATCTGCCAAATTTTATTCGAGAGATAGCGTAAATGTAATCACTTTTGGAGCTAGTACAGTTGCAGGCGTAAATGGCTTAGATTTCCAAACTTATTTAACCACCAATTTTCTTAATTGCTATACCAATAAAACCGTTAATATTCAGAAATACGGGGTCTTTGGCGAGACAACCACAAAAGGATTAGCACGCATAGACAATGCAATAGCTTACAAAACTGGTTTTATTGTAATTTTAATGGGAGCAAACGATGCGTTGGAAATAGAGGCTGGCCGACAAAAAATTGCAGAAACTGAAGCCAGCATGAGAACGCTTATTGTTAAATCGCTTAACCAGAATTTAGTTCCTATAGTTTGTACCATTCAGAATTTTGATGACAGAACAGATGCTCGATTAAGAAGAGTAAATTTGCAAGTGCTAAACATTAACAATTTATATAAAAAACTAGTTAAGGAATATGGTATTTATCTAGCTGATGTTAATGCTGTAATTCGCAGAGATTTTTCGCTTTATCAAGATATCGTACATCCTAATGCTCGTGGGAATAGGCTAATTAGTTTTGTGCTTTTTGATGTGATTAATAAAATTATTGCAGAACGATTTTTAGAATTCACCCTGACTCAGAACTATCCAAATCCTGGTAGAGAGAGAACTTCTATAGATATTGTAATGCCAGAAGCTGATAAAGTAGAACTTAAAATTTACAACCTTCAAGGTAATGTAGTGCAAACCGTATTAAATGAATATTTAAATACTGGCAAACATACCATTGAACTTAATCTAAGCCTCTTATCACCAGGCGTATACATCTATAGACTTGTCTCTTTATCAGGATTGCATACCGCAACAAGAAAAATGCTTGTTGTGCGCTAAGCGCATTGCGAATATCTATTCTTCATCGCTATATTAGTAACAAATCTAAACAACAATTTATGCAAGAATTTACCAATGAAACTTTCGACCTAGATAGTTTGCCAAAATATGAAGAAATTGTGCTTACATCACCAAATGCAAAATATTGGAATGTAATTGTCATTAATCTTTCCATCATTTTATTATTTATTGGCGGTGGATTGGCTACAATCTATTATTTTATTGAAGATGATAAACCAAAAGCGATTTATTTGATTGCCGGATATTTAGTTTTTTGTGCCTTGCTTTTTACCGTGCATAGGCTTAGCTTTAAAAAACGTGGTTATGCATTAAGGGAAAAAGATATAGTTTATAAAAGCGGCATTATAGCCGAAAAAACAACCATAGTTCCATTAAATAGAATTCAACATGTTGCATTAGACCAAGGAATAACCTCTAGGAGTTATGGATTGGCAACTTTACAAATTTTTACTGCTGGTGGTCAAACGGGTCATTTACATATTGCAGGTATTGAAGTAGAAAGAGCTAAAAACATTAAGGAAATATTACTGAGAAAGCTTGACCAGATTGAGAATTTAATTGAAAATCAATAATGAACTACGATTTCAGTCAACCCCAAAGACAATCGGCCGTTGGCATTATTATAATGGCTGCCAATACCCTACAACACTTGATTAGGGCATTAATTTTTCCGCTTATTTTTGCTTTTGCAAAGGTAGATAGCAAACACTTAGCTTATATCGGACTAGCGATACTTGTCTTGGTAGTCATTCTTTTTGTGTTCTCTTATTTCAATTATAGAAATTTTACTTTCTTTTTAGACGAACAAAAACAAGAGTTTATCATTAACAAAGGTATTTTCAATAAAACACAATTAACTGTTCAGTTAGATAAAATTCAACAAGTAAATATTAACCAAAACTTGTTGCAAAAAATTATAGGTATTTATGGTTTAAAAGTAGATACAGCAGGTAGCGAGGGACAAGAAGTTAGTATTAAAGCGATCGATGAAAAGATTGCAAATAGCTTAAGAGAGCATTTATTAAGCAGAAAAAGTGTTTTAGCTAATGAAACATCAACAAATGAAACTGCTACCATTCAAGAAGATGTTCCTTTCTTGAAAGTAAGTTTGGGCACCTTGTTTAAAGTTGGTCTCACCTCAAACTATGGCAGTACAATTGCCTTATTGATTGCATTCATTTATCCATTGATTCATAATGCGAAAGAATTTTTAAAGGCATTTGATATGGATGAAGGCCAAGTTGAAAATGCTGTAGAAAGTTTATTCACGCTTTTCTCTATAGGTATTTTAGTGGCAGTAATTTTGTTCTTGATATTAGCCATTAATGTAATTAGAACCTTTGTTAAATATTTTGAATTTCATATCAGCAAACACAAACATTCTTTATTAATATCTCACGGTTTATTTGCTAAGAAAAACACTTTGTTAAGTCCGAATAAGGTTCAGATTACTTCATATAGTCAGAATTATTTTCAAAAGAAGATGAATTTGCTGAACATGAATTTGAAACAAGCATCATCTGGTGTAGCCAAAGATGGAAAAAACTTAGAAAGTAATAACCTATTAATACCTGGTTGTAATCCTAGTGAAAGAGATGAACTGATTAAAATGATCATGGGAGAAATTCCTGCAAAGGGTAAAATGTTCATTCCTGATTGGAGATTTTTAAACTTACCCATCTTTTTTAGGGTGGTTTTCCCTATCGGGATATTTATGATATTTTGGAGCTTTATACCTGAGTTTAAACCTTATTATCCAGCGGCTATCATCTATTTTTTAATGGCAGTGCCGATGATTTACATCAGTTATAAAAGACACAGAATAACAGTTAATAAAGAATTTATCGTCAAAAGGAGTGGCATTTGGGATGTTAAAAATTCATTGCTTTTTCCTCATAAAATACAAGCAATTACTACGTTTCAATACCCTTGGCATAAAGGTGTTGATGTTGGTCACGTTAATTTACACACTGCTGCTGGTGTAATCCATTTTAAATACGGCAATTACACTGAAATTAAAAAGCTGGTAAATTATTGGCTGTATCAGATTGAAAGTGGTAGTGAAGAGTGGATGTAGTTAAAAAGCAAAAAGACTAAAGCTGAAAGACCAAAGTAGATATAAAGCAAATCTATTTTTATGAAAATTTAATTTAAATAGGTATAAATTAGCATCTACTTTGACAAAATTCTAAGCACTCTGCCTTTATTTTGTCAATTTAAACCAATGAAAAACTTCGAATGGTGCGTGGGGACACGAACCAAGGCAAAAGAATTAAATCTTGAAGTTTAAAATCATAAGCGTAAATTAGTGGCATAGAATGACATTTTGATGGACAAAATTGAAGCATTAGATTTACAAATACTTCCTACCACTTTACTTTCTGATTATCTTAATCAACTCAATGAAGATTTAGAAAACAAATTCAATAAACTAAAGAACAGCGAGTTAGATGTAGCTAATTTTAGTTTTTACACTTCTGTTTCTGCTGTTTTTTCCTCAAAGATTGAAGGAGAAGATATTGAATTGGATTCTTACATTAAGCACAAACGCTTAGGTGCTCATTTTTTACCTGACTATACCAGAAAAATAGACGACCTATACGACACTTATGTTTACGCACAGCAAACAAGCTTAAATCAATCAAGCGTAAAAAAAGCTCATATACTACTTACTAAGCATATCCTTCAAAAACCACAACAAGGCAAGTTGAGAAAAGGAAATATGTTTGTAGTAACGAAAGATGGTAAAATCGAATACGTTGCCGTTTCTCCAGAAAAAGTTGAAGAGGAACTAGTTAAGTTTTTTGAAGACATTGAGAAATTAATTCAAATTGAACTTACATTTAATGAAACTATATTTTTCGCATCACTGATACATTTGGTTTTTGTAAAAATCCATCCTTTTGAAGATGGAAATGGTAGAACAGGTCGACTATTAGAGAAATGGTTTTTATCAGAAAAACTTGGAGAGAAAGCTTGGTTAATACCTTCTGAAAGAAATTATTACGAGCAACACCAAGCTTATTACAACAACCTTAGAAAGCTAGGAATAGAATACGAAGAACTCGATTACACAAAAGCTTTACCATTTTTGTTGATGTTGCAGAGTTCGATTTGATAGGAATTATGCGATAGTGCAACTGGACATAATTGCACAGCCCCAACCACTTTAAACCTTGGCGAAGCGGTTTCCCGATTCTTCATCGGGATTAGCGAAAGCAAAGGACTAACATTGCCATGATACACAGTTTTTGCTTTTCAAAAGATTTTGATTTCTATTTATCCACAAGTCTGTGAAAAAGATTAAGATTTCTTATTTTTGAAGTTCAAAAAGAAGGAACGGATTTGGATTATTTAGCAGGATTAAACCCACAACAGAGAGCAGCAGTAGAAAACACCCAAGGACCAGTAATGATTGTTGCAGGTGCGGGTTCGGGCAAAACGAGGGTTATCACTTATAGAGTTGCACATTTAATAGAAAAAGGTGTTGATGCCTTTAACATTTTAGTTTTAACCTTTACCAATAAAGCTAGTAAAGATATGCGTGAGCGTATTGCAAAAGTGGTTGGTAATGAAGCTAAAAACATTTGGATGGGAACTTTTCACTCTGTTTTCGCTAAAATTCTACGTGTTGAAGCTGAAAAAATTGGTTATCCAAGCAACTTTACTATTTACGATACAGATGATAGTAAAAGTTTAATTCGAAGCATCTTAAGAGAAATGCAGTTAGATGATAAATTATATGCTGCAAATGTGGTTTATAATCGTATCTCATCAGCTAAAAATAATTTAATTTCTGCTAGTGAATATTTAGAAAATAGTCAAATACAAGCTGAAGATGCTGGCAATAAACGTCCGCTTTTAGGCTTAATTTACGATACTTATTCGAAACGTTGCTACAAAGCTGGCGCAATGGACTTTGATGATTTATTGTTTAAAACCAATGTGTTATTAAAGAATCATCCAGACGTTTTAAATAAATACCAGCATAAGTTTAAATATTTAATGGTAGATGAGTATCAGGACACTAACTTTTCTCAATACACCATTGTTAAAAAACTAGCTGCCTTAAACGAGAATATTTGCGTGGTTGGTGATGATGCGCAAAGTATTTATGCTTTTCGTGGCGCTAACATTCAAAACATCTTAAACTTCGAACGCGATTATCCTGATTTGAAGGTTTATAAACTAGAGCAAAATTATCGTTCTACGCAGAACATAGTTGAAGTTGCCAATAGTATTATTGCCAACAACAAAAATCAGCTGGAGAAAAATGTATTCTCTGAAAATGAAAAAGGGGATAGAATTAAGATTTCGAGGGCTTTTTCTGATAACGAAGAAGGAAAATTAGTTGCAGAAGCAATTGTTCAAGACAGATTAAATGCTGGAATAAGCTATAAAGATTTCGCGATTTTATACCGTACCAATGCGCAAAGTAGGGCGATGGAGGAGGCTTTACGTAAGTTAAATGTCCCTTATAAAATATACGGTGGTTTGTCTTTTTATCAACGCAAAGAGATTAAGGATTTAATTGCTTATTTCCGATTAACTTTTAATCCAGCAGATGAGGAAGCGATAAAACGTGTAATCAACTATCCGAGAAGGGGTCTGGGAGATACAACAGTTGAGAAAATATCAGCTGCTGCCGACCAACACGATATTACGATGTGGCAGGTTATCTGTAATCCGCAACAATATATACAAGGTAGAATTGCAAACCAGTTAAATGATTTTGCAGTAATGATTCAAAGTTTCGCAGCCGAATCTAAAAAGTTGGACGCTTACGAGACAGCCTTATATATAGCTCAACATTCGGGCATTTTAAAGGAATTACATACTGATGATAGCGTTGAAGGTCGTTCTCGTTATGAAAATATACAGGAGTTATTAAACGGTATTAAGGAATTTGCCGAACGTGAGGACATTGAAGATAGAAGTTTAGCAATTTTTATGCAGGACATCGCTTTGCTAACTAATGATGATAACGACAAAAACAAAGACGCTGATACGGTTTCTTTGATGACCATTCACTCTGCAAAAGGTTTAGAGTTTAAGAATGTTTTTATCGTTGGATTGGAAGAAAACCTCTTCCCTTCTCAAATGTCTTTAACATCTAGAGTAGATTTGGAAGAAGAACGCCGATTATTTTATGTGGCCATAACTCGTGCTGAAAAGAAACTAACCATTACTTACTCTACTTCTCGTTATCGCTGGGGAACTTTAACTTCTTGTGAACCAAGTCGATTTATCAATGAGATTAACCCTTCTTATTTGGAATTAGAAGTGGTTAAGCCTGCTAAAAGTAGCTTCGGTGAAAATAGTTTTGATAGTGAACGCAAAACTTGGAGTCAGCAGCGTGAATTTACTCCTAAGCCTACAACCAGCACAACTGTTATTAGACCAAAAACTACCTCTATTTTACCAAAAGCTCACGTACCAACTGCTGGTTTTGCGCCAAATGCTGCAAATGAGTTTCAGAACGGAATGGATGTAGAACACGAAAAATTTGGTTTTGGAAAGATTGTAAACTTAGAAGGAATATTGCCAGATGTAAAGGCAACAGTGTTTTTTCAAGGTTTGGGTAACAAACAATTGTTGTTGAAGTTTGCGAAGTTGAGGATTGTGAAGTAGGTTTTTAACCGCAAAGTTTAAATGCGGAGTCATGCTCAGCTTGTTCCGATAGCTATCGGAAGGGCATCGTAATGCGTATGTAGGTCAAGTTAAACCACAAAGACAAAAAGAACACAAAGGTTTAGTCCACGTTATGGTCAGCCTGACTGGGCATCGTAATGCGTAGACAGGTGAAATTAAAACCGCAAACAAGCAAAGCTCGCAAAGACTAAGGGCATCGTCATACTCAGCTTGTTCCGATAGCTATCGGAAGGGCATCATAATGCTGATGTAGGAAAATTAAAACAAGCCTTTTTACCGCATTACGATTCCCGTTTTCACGGGAATGACGAACTTTCCAATAATTTCCATATCTTTGATTTATTAAGGGCTTCAGCATTTCGATGAATTCTTAACCAAAATTTCTCATATTAAGTAATGGATTGTTTCTCAAACATTTACTTTTTGTTTTGGTTATTTCATAATGTGCCCAACAATAACTAATTTTCAATAATTAATTTATTCAATGAATTTCGATTATAATACAACTCGTAGCGATTTGATTTTGGCCGAATATGGTCGTAATGTACAAAACATGGTAAAGTACATTATCGATTTGCCAACTAAAGAAGAACGCAATAAATATGCACAGGCAGTTATAGATTTAATGGGTTTTTTAAATCCACATTTACGCGACGTAGCCGATTTTAAACATAAACTTTGGGACCATTTGCACATCATTTCAGACTATAAGATTGATGTTGACAGCCCATATCCCAAACCGACACCCGAAGAAGCTAGATTTAAACCTGCTCATATTGGTTATCCTCAACAAAAAATTAGGTATAAACACTATGGTAAAACCGTCGAGAAGCTAATTGAAAAAACGATTGAGGAAGAAAACCCAGAACGTAAAGCCGCTATGGTGCAGGGTGTTGCAAACTTTATGAAAATGGCTTATGTTCAATGGAATAAAGACAATGTTTCTGATGAAGTGATTTTCAAAAACTTACGTGAGCTATCTGGAGGTATGTTAGAACTTGATGAAAATGTAAACTTGCAAAAAGTTGAATTTAGACCTCAAGTAAACAGACCAAGCAATAACAATCGTGGTCGCCAGAATAACAATAACAAAGGTCGCCAAAATAACAATGGTGGTCGCCCACAACAGAAAAACAATAACCCAAAACAAAGATATTAAAGACATATTCGTCTATCGAAAAACGTTGAGATTGCCTGCCTGCCGCAGGCAGGCTTCGTGCCTCGCAATGACGGATTTATTTAGAAAAATATGAATGCATTTGAAATTATAGGTGGTAAAAAATTAAAGGGAGAAATTACTCCTCAAGGCGCTAAAAATGAAGCCCTACAGATTTTATCAGCTGTTTTATTAACAGACCAAAAAATTACCATCAGTAATATTCCAGATATTAAAGATGTAAATAAACTGATTGAATTGTTGGGTGATTTAGGTGTAATTGTGGAGCGTATCAACAAAGACACTTATACTTTTGAAGCAAAAGATATCAATCTCGATTTTTTCGAATCTGATGTTTTTAAGGCAAAAGGTGGTGGTTTACGTGGTTCAATTATGATTGTTGGTCCGTTGTTGGCTCGTTTTGGTAAAGCTGCAATCCCTAAACCAGGTGGTGATAAAATTGGCCGTCGCCGTTTAGACACACACTTTATTGGTTTCGAAAAACTAGGTGCAAAATTTATTTACGACTCTAAAAAAGCTTTCTTTAATGTAGACGCTACTAATTTAAGAGGTGCATATATTTTATTAGATGAAGCTTCGGTAACCGGAACAGCAAATATTGTAATGGCTGCTGTTTTGGCAAAAGGTACTACAACCATTTACAATGCTGCTTGTGAGCCTTATTTACAACAATTATGTAAAATGTTAAATAGAATGGGTGCTGATATTAAAGGTATTGGCTCTAATTTGTTAACTATTGAAGGTGTTAAAAAACTAGGTGGCACAGAACACAGAATGTTGCCAGATATGATCGAAATTGGTTCTTTCATCGGCCTTGCTGCTATGACAGAATCAGAAATAACCATTAAAAATGTTTGTTATGATGAGTTAGGCGTAATACCAGAAGTTTTCAAAAAATTAGGTATTAAATTAGAACGTAGAGGCGATGATATCTATGTTCCTTCTCAAAAACATTATGAAATTGATACTTTCATTGATGGTTCTATTTTAACAATAGCCGATTCTCCATGGCCAGGTTTCACGCCAGATTTATTAAGTATTGTTTTAGTTGTGGCAACACAAGCTAAAGGAAATGTGCTTATCCACCAAAAAATGTTCGAAAGTCGTCTATTCTTTGTAGATAAATTGATTGATATGGGTGCACAAATTATTTTATGCGACCCACACCGTGCAACCGTTAATGGTATCGACAAGAAATATCAACTTCGTGGTATCAGTATGACTTCTCCTGATATCCGTGCAGGGGTTTCTTTATTAATTGCGGCTTTATCTGCAGAAGGAACGTCAACAATTTATAATATTGAGCAAATTGAGCGTGGTTACCAAGATATAGATATTCGTTTACGTGCTTTAGGCGCACAAATTAAACGTGTAGAAGGTAGCGGGCCAAGCCATTAAGCTTAGTCATTAGTTCATTTGTTCATTGGTAAGACCGATGAACAAATGAACCAATGAACTAATAAACTATTTAACCAGAAATAGCTTCAATAATATCGTACTGCGTTATAATTTCTATTTTCCCTTGCTCATCTTCTACCAAAACAGCACTAACATCTTTATTAATCATCGATGAAATTTTATCGATTGAAGTATTCAAGTCAACAAATGGTAAAGAAGCAGTCATGATATCTTTAACAGGACTCGATTTTAAAGAAGGATTTTCTAACAACGAATCCAATACATTACTCTCGGTAACTTTGCCAATAACCATTCCTTGTTGCGTAACTGGCAATTGAGAAATACTTAAAGTCTTCATGATATTAATAGCTTCAATAATTGTTTTTTCACAATCTAATGTAACAACCTCTTGATTAGAACGTTTAGCTAAAATAGAACGAGCCGTTAACTTTTCATCTTTTAAGAAACCCCGTTCACGTAACCAATCTTCGTTATACATTTTACCCATGTAACGACTGCCATGATCATGGAAAATAACCACAACCACATCTTCTAGTTTCAATTTATCTTTTAATTGCAACAAGCCAGCGATAGCAGAACCTGCAGAGTTACCCGCAAATATTCCTTCTTTACGAGCAATTTCACGAGTCATTAAAGCGGCATCTTTATCTGTTACTTTTTCAAATAAATCGATGATATCAAAATTTACGTTTTGTGGTAAAAAATCTTCGCCAATACCTTCAGTGATGTATGG
The sequence above is drawn from the Pedobacter frigiditerrae genome and encodes:
- the murA gene encoding UDP-N-acetylglucosamine 1-carboxyvinyltransferase, whose translation is MNAFEIIGGKKLKGEITPQGAKNEALQILSAVLLTDQKITISNIPDIKDVNKLIELLGDLGVIVERINKDTYTFEAKDINLDFFESDVFKAKGGGLRGSIMIVGPLLARFGKAAIPKPGGDKIGRRRLDTHFIGFEKLGAKFIYDSKKAFFNVDATNLRGAYILLDEASVTGTANIVMAAVLAKGTTTIYNAACEPYLQQLCKMLNRMGADIKGIGSNLLTIEGVKKLGGTEHRMLPDMIEIGSFIGLAAMTESEITIKNVCYDELGVIPEVFKKLGIKLERRGDDIYVPSQKHYEIDTFIDGSILTIADSPWPGFTPDLLSIVLVVATQAKGNVLIHQKMFESRLFFVDKLIDMGAQIILCDPHRATVNGIDKKYQLRGISMTSPDIRAGVSLLIAALSAEGTSTIYNIEQIERGYQDIDIRLRALGAQIKRVEGSGPSH
- a CDS encoding pyridoxal-phosphate dependent enzyme — encoded protein: MWYNNILETIGNTPLVKLNNITKDIPATVLAKIETTNPGNSIKDRMAVKMIEDAEKRGVLKPGGTIIEGTSGNTGMGLAMAAIIKGYKCIFTTTDKQSKEKVDALRAFGAEVIVCPTNVDPEDPRSYYSVSSRLEREVPNSWKPNQYDNLANSQAHYEQTGPEIWKQTEGKITHLVVGVGTGGTISGAGKYLKEQNPEIKVWGIDTYGSVFKKYKETGILDKDEIYPYITEGIGEDFLPQNVNFDIIDLFEKVTDKDAALMTREIARKEGIFAGNSAGSAIAGLLQLKDKLKLEDVVVVIFHDHGSRYMGKMYNEDWLRERGFLKDEKLTARSILAKRSNQEVVTLDCEKTIIEAINIMKTLSISQLPVTQQGMVIGKVTESNVLDSLLENPSLKSSPVKDIMTASLPFVDLNTSIDKISSMINKDVSAVLVEDEQGKIEIITQYDIIEAISG